The following coding sequences lie in one Arachis hypogaea cultivar Tifrunner chromosome 4, arahy.Tifrunner.gnm2.J5K5, whole genome shotgun sequence genomic window:
- the LOC112796200 gene encoding monolignol oxidoreductase AtBBE-like 13 produces MVLLRSHLPTLLVLLLSSIFSFSNSASIEENFIQCLSFYSDKAPPFSSSIVTPKDDSFTNVLDSSAQNLRLLVPSAPKPEFIFTPLNESHVQVAVICSKKLGIHMRVRSGGHDYEGLSYVSEIETPFIIIDLAKLRAVEVDIQDSSAWVQAGATVGEAYYRISEKSPVHGFPAGLCTSLGIGGHIVGGAYGSMMRKYGLGADNVLDAKIVDANGRLLDREAMGEDVFWAIRGGGGGSFGIVLSWKLNLVPVPETVTVFTVSKTLEQDATKIVQRWQEVAPNIDEELFMRVIIQPASTANKTERTISTSYNALFLGDADTLLQVMQQKFPELGLTKNDCLETSWIKSVLYIAGFPKDTPPEVLLQGKSTFKNYFKAKSDFVRDPIPETGLEGLWQRLLEEDSPLMIWNPYGGMMNSFSDSDSPFPHRNGTLYKIQYLTLWQDGDKNATKHIEWIRKLYNYMTPYVSKFPREAYVNYRDLDLGMNKKNSTSYIQATAWGNMYFKDNFNRLVKIKTKFDPENVFRHEQSIPPLPVSRLKDRKCNKWG; encoded by the exons ATGGTGTTACTACGTTCACACTTGCCAACACTATTAGTCCTTTTGTTATCATCAATTTTTTCATTCTCAAATTCAGCTTCCATTGAAGAAAACTTCATCCAATGCCTAAGCTTTTATTCAGATAAAGCCCCACCGTTTTCCTCATCAATTGTGACACCAAAGGATGATTCATTCACCAACGTTCTTGATTCCTCAGCACAGAATTTAAGGCTTCTGGTGCCTTCTGCGCCGAAGCCGGAGTTTATCTTCACACCGTTGAATGAATCTCATGTCCAAGTGGCTGTGATTTGCTCAAAGAAGCTTGGAATTCACATGAGAGTGCGAAGTGGAGGCCATGACTATGAAGGATTGTCATATGTTTCTGAGATTGAAACTCCTTTCATAATCATTGATTTGGCCAAGCTTCGCGCCGTGGAAGTAGACATACAAGATAGCAGCGCTTGGGTCCAAGCCGGCGCCACGGTTGGCGAAGCCTACTACAGAATATCGGAGAAAAGCCCGGTTCATGGATTCCCGGCCGGGCTTTGCACAAGCTTAGGGATTGGAGGACACATTGTGGGAGGTGCATATGGATCCATGATGAGAAAATATGGGCTTGGAGCCGACAATGTCCTCGACGCGAAAATTGTTGATGCCAATGGTAGATTACTTGACAGAGAAGCCATGGGGGAAGATGTGTTTTGGGCCATCCGAGGAGGCGGAGGTGGAAGCTTTGGAATCGTTCTTTCGTGGAAGTTGAATCTTGTTCCAGTGCCAGAAACCGTGACGGTTTTCACGGTTTCCAAGACACTGGAGCAAGATGCAACTAAGATTGTTCAAAGGTGGCAAGAAGTAGCACCAAACATAGATGAGGAACTCTTCATGAGAGTCATCATTCAACCAGCTTCTACTGCTAATAAAACTGAAAGAACCATCTCAACTTCTTACAATGCTCTATTCCTTG GTGATGCTGATACACTTCTCCAAGTAATGCAGCAAAAGTTTCCTGAATTGGGTTTGACCAAAAACGATTGCTTGGAAACCAGTTGGATCAAATCAGTGCTGTATATTGCTGGCTTCCCTAAAGATACACCTCCAGAAGTTCTGCTTCAAGGGAAATCAACATTCAAGAATTACTTCAAAGCCAAGTCAGATTTCGTTAGAGATCCGATACCGGAAACCGGCCTAGAAGGGCTGTGGCAAAGGTTGCTTGAAGAGGATAGTCCCTTGATGATTTGGAACCCATATGGTGGAATGATGAACAGCTTCTCCGACTCCGATTCGCCGTTCCCACACAGAAATGGAACTCTCTACAAGATCCAGTACTTAACTTTATGGCAAGATGGAGACAAGAATGCAACAAAGCATATAGAATGGATTAGGAAGCTTTACAATTACATGACACCTTATGTGTCTAAGTTCCCAAGGGAAGCATATGTGAACTATAGAGATCTTGATTTGGGTATGAACAAGAAGAATAGCACAAGCTATATACAAGCAACTGCATGGGGTAACATGTATTTCAAGGACAATTTCAATAGGTTGGTTAAGATTAAGACTAAATTTGATCCTGAGAATGTGTTTAGGCATGAACAGAGCATTCCACCACTTCCAGTTTCAAGGCTAAAAGACAGAAAATGCAATAAATGGGGATAA